ctcctgggtgctggcagacgcggtacggctttgctgcacagtagcagcaacccattgccttctggcagcagacggtgcaatacgattggtagttgtcctcgtcgtgtccgaggtgctcctggccacgtcggctgggagcgcctgggcagacatgggcgcagggactacatttggagtgacttgaccaggtcattctctttagtcctgcaggcagtcctattgaaccgtcttatggtgagcgggcaggcgatacggactgctagcagtcgtactgtaccatcttctgccgagcagccatgagatgtggatggcatgcactccttctgcaccgtctgctgccagccaaagatgtaaaagatagatggagtggatcaaaacaagaaatagaccagatttgttttgtactcatttgcttccccccctcccctgtctaggggactcattcttctagatcacactgcagtcactcacagagaaggtgcagcgaggtaaatctagccatgtatcaatcagaggccaggctaaccttcttgttccaataaggacaataacttaggtgcaccatttcttattggaaccctccgtgaagtcctgcctgaaatactccttgatgtaaagccaccccctttgttgattttagctccctgaagccaaccctgtaagcgcccctcccagcgtcagagcaatggcaaacaatcgggcatctgagagtgctgtccagagcagtcacaatggagcactctgatggggctaaaacattgtcgcgggtgcttctgggtacgtgtcgtcaggcccccgttccctccctccctccgtgaaagcaagggcagacaatcatttcgcgccttttttcctgagttacctgtgcagacgccataccacggcaagcatggagccagctcaggtaaccgtcaccctatgtctcctgggtgctggcagacgcggtacggctttgctgcacagtagcagcaacccattgccttctggcagcagacggtgcaatacgattggtagttgtcctcgtcgtgtccgaggtgctcctggccacgtcggctgggagcgcctgggcagacatgggcgcagggactacatttggagtgacttgaccaggtcattctctttagtcctgcaggcagtcctattgaaccatcttatggtgagcaggcaggcgatacggactgctagcagtcgtactgtaccatcttatgccaggcaggcaagagatgaagatggctagcagtcgtactgtaccatgcagtcgtactgtaccatcttctgccgagcagccatgagatgtggatggcatgcagtccttctgcaccgtctgctgccagccaaagatgtaaaagatagatggagtgggtcagaacaagaaatagaccagatttgttttgtactcatttgcctcctcccctgtctagatcacactgcagtcactcacagagaaggtgcagcgaggtaaatctagccatgtatcaatcagaggccaggctaacctccttgttctaataacaacgataacttaggtgcaccatttcttattggaaccctccgtgcagtcctgcctgaagtactccttgatgtacaggcacaccctttgttgattttagctccctgaagccaaccctgtaagccgtgtcgtcagtcgcccctccctccgtcagagcaacggcagacaatcgttccgcaccttttttctgtgcggacgccataccaaggcaagcatggaggccgctcagctcactttggcaattaggagcacattaaacaccacacgcattatccagcagtatatgcagcaccagaacatggcaacgcgataccgggcgaggaggcgacgtcagtgcggtcccgtgagtgatcaggacatggacacagatttctctgaaagcatggaccctgacaatgcatgcatcatggtgctaatggggcaggttcatgctgtggaacgccgattctgggctcgggaaacaagcacagactggtgggaccgcatagtgttgcaggtctgggacgattcccagtggctgcgaaactttcgcatgcgtaggggcactttcatggaactttgtgacttgctttcccctgccctgaagcgcatgaataccaagatgagagcagccctcacagttgagaagcgagtggcgatagccctgtggaagcttgcaatgccagacagctaccggtcagttgggaatcaatttggagtgggcaaatctactgtgggggctgctgtgatgcaagtagcccacgcaatcaaagatctgctgatatcaagggtagtgaccctgggaaatgtgcaggtcatagtggatggctttgctgcaatgggattccctaactgtggtggggctatagacggaacccatatccctatcttggcaccggagcaccaagtcgccgagtacataaaccgcaaggggtacttttcgatagtgctgcaagctctggtggatcacaagggacatttcaccaacatcagcgtgggatggccgggaaaggtgcatgatgctcgcatcttcaggaactctggtctgtttcaaaagctgcaggaagggactttattcccagaccagaaaataactgttggggatgttgaaatgcctatatgtatccttggggacccagcctaccccttaatgccatggctcatgaagctgtacacaggcagcctggacagtggtcaggagctgttcaactacaggctgagcaagtgcagaatggtggtagaatgtgcatttggatgtttaaaggcgcgctggcgcagtttactgactcgcttagacctcagcgaaaccaatattcccactgttattactgcttgctgtgtgctccacaatatctgtgagagtaagggggagacgtttatggcggggtgggaggttgaggcaaatcgcctggctgctggttatgcgcagccagacaccagggcagttagaagagcacaggagggcgcggtacgcatcagagaagctttgaaaaccagtttcatgactggccaggctacggtgtgaaagttctgtttgtttctccttgatgaaaccccccgccccttggttcactctacttccctgtaagctaaccaccctcccctcctccctttaatcattgcttgcagaggcaataaagtcattgctgcttcacagtcatgcattcgttattcattcatcacacaaatagggggatgactaccaaggtagcccaggaggggtggtggaggagggaaggaaaatgccacacagcactttaagcacagcactttaaaagtttacaactttaaaatttattgaatgacagccttcttttttttgggcaatcctctgtggtggagtggctggttggccggaggcccccccaccgcgttcttgggcgtctgggtgtggagactatggaacttgggaaggagggcggttggttacagaggggctgcagtggcagtctgtgctccagctgcctttgctgcagctcaaccatacactggagcatactggtttggtcctgcagcagcctcagcattgaatcctgcctcctctcatcacgctgccgccacatttgagcttcagccctctcttcagcccgccacttactctcttcagcccgccacctctcctcccggtcattttgtgctttcctgcactctgacattatttgcctccacgcattcgtctgtgctctgtcagtgtgggaggacagcatgagctcggagaacatttcattgcgagtgcgtttttttttctttctaagcttcactagcctctgggaaggagaagatcctgtgatcattgaaacacatgcagctggtggagaaaaaaaagggacagcggtatttaaaaagacacattttataaaacagtcgctacagtctttcagggtaaaccttgctgttaacattacatacatagcacatgtgctttctgcctcctcccaccacgtgactaccccctcaaccttctcccctccctgtggctaacagcggggaacatttctgtttagccacaggcaaacagcccagcaggaatgggctcctctgagtgtcccctgaagaaaagcactctatttcaaccaggtgaccatgaattatatctcactctcctgaggataacacagagagataaagaacagattttggttgaatgccagcaaacgtacactgcaatgctttgttctacagtgattcccgagtacgtgttactggcctggagtggtaaagtgtcctaccatgaaggacgaaataaggctgccctccccagaaaccttttgcaaaggctttaggactacatctaggagaaccgcaaatgccagggcaaagtaatcctttcacatgcttgcttttaaaccatgtatagcattttaaaaggtacactcaccagaggtcccttctccgcctgctgggtccaggaggcagcctcgggtgggttcggggggtactggctccaggtctagggtgagaaacagttcctggctgtcgggaaaaccggtttctccacttgcttgctgtgagctatctacaacctcctcctcatcatcatcttcttcgtccccaaaacctacttccgtattgcctccatctccattgaaggagtcaaacaacacggctggggtagtggtggctgaaccccctaaaatggcatgcagctcatcatagaagcggcatgtttggggctctgacccagagcggctgttcgcctctctggttttctggtaggcttgcctcagctccttcagtttcacgcggcactgcttcgggtccctgttatggcctctgtccttcatgccctgggagattttcagaaaggttttggcatttcgaaaactggaacggagttctgatagcacggattcctctccccaaacagcgatcagatcccgtacctcccgttcggtccatgctggagctcttttgcaattctgggactccatcatggtcacctgtgctgatgagctctgcatggtcacctgcagcttgccacgctggccaaacaggaaatgagattcaaaagttcgcggttcttttcctgtctacctggccagtgcatctgagttgagagcgctgtccagagcggtcagaatggagcactctgggatagctcccggaggccaataccatcgaattgtgtccacagtaccccaaattcgagccggcaacgtcgatttaagcgctaatccacttgtcaggggtggagtaaggaaattgattttaagagccctttaagtcgaaataaagggcttcattgtgtggacgggtgcaggtttaaatcgatttaacactgctaaattcgacctaaagtcctagtgtagaccagggctaagtatcAATCAACACATTCAATGCTGCTGGAAAACTTTATTTTCTGCACCTAACATCTGAATGAATCAATTTGTTGCTTACCTTTTGGGGGATTGCACATTTATCAGGAAGTACCTCCTTAATGTGCCATAGAACAATAAGTAATACATGTTATTGAGTATCTGAAAAATAATCAGAGAAATCATATTTCAGGTTTGTTGGGGTTGTTTTCTATGTAACTTACACAAAAACTGACATTAAGGAGAAATGATGTGGAAGAAAAAAGGTCCTAGGTATATACTAAGCATAGATAAAGTAGCTATCACTTTGGCAGCAGCATAATGCAATACACAGCCAGCCAAGAGAGCAAGAATTTGAGCCACTTCATCCCCCAGAGTCACTGGAATTGAGTATGTCAGAAACCCATCAGACTCATCACCCATTGAGCCTGAGGGAAGGTGTGAGCTCTCCTCTTAACTCTTCATTGACCATTGTGGGTGGAGGCTCACCAACCTAGCAGTATTGATAATCTATGGAGGGAAATACATTTGATCTTCCTTTATTGGTAAAGAGAACGTTCTTGTGATGAAGGCTAGATGAGGAGGAGAAAAATTGATAGTATTTTCCGATCACCACCTCCAAGATGGATGGATCCTGTGGGCCAAATCTTCAGTTGCTATAAATCAGTGCTGCTTCATTAAATACAATACAgtcacactgatttacactggctgaaaaTCTGGGTCTACATGTATGTATATGCCCAGTTATTTATATATTGTGGATGGTGGAATTTCAGCCATATTTCTCCCTCTTAACTTTCCACCCTTGTTAACGCCACATGATGACGTTCTTCTCTCCAGCGAAGAGCGACAGTTatagttttatattttctttaattgtggAGAATATTGAAATATATgtagtttcaattttttttaacagaataagtgtggaaaaatcatttttcatATCCATAAATTGACACCAgacaaatacaaaaaaagtgtGAGACTCAGAATTGCTATCATTTTGGATTTTCTCTCAGTCTAAAAAGGattctatatttttatataacattttatttatttatgatttaATCAACTACAGGTATATTAGAACATAAGATATGGTGAAAAATAATATCACAAGTACATTTATATCCCCTCATGCCTCAAATGATAAAACATATGTCATTTATCTCTTTCAGCACTCTGCAGAAAATACGATTAGCATTGAACTATATTTTTGTTCACCCATTGATTTTTATCTCATAAGAGTTTGCATGAAAGTATATTATATGCATTCagatttcagaaaaattcagtcAAATACTTTATTCCAATATTAACTTCCTACTGTATATTAGGAATTAAGTTGAGAGCTTTATGCAGAAGCTTTCTCATCAGAGCTAGATCTTTAAAGACAAACCTCACAGTGCGATTCATTTCTATTAAATTAGCTATTTGTCCTCCATATTATAATCTTTTCAGAGAAGATATCTAACACAGTTTGAATGCAAATTCAACCCTAGGGAAATAAAACACATTGGGAAACCAATGTAGTCATATTCCAGTTCCATTAATTCCTTCATTTGTAAATCTCAAATTTGTTTCAGTATAGTTTGCAGTATGTTACAGATACTAAGGCTACTGTTATTATACTTTATTATCTTGCTTAATATGTTCTTTTCCTGGGACTGAatgatgggtttttttcttccttggGAAATAAGTTCAGAGAAGTGTTGGAGAAAATCTTTTGCACTAAAtatctatatttatatttttttaccaTGGCCTACAAAAGCCAGCACTAATTCATGTATTCTTGAGAATGAGATAGTATTGATATCAACAATGTGTAGATTTATGGATTAATTCTAAAGCATTTCAAGGTAGTGTTGTAATGTCATAAGAGAAGCTACTTGTAGCATTTCACTgaggaaaaggaaagggaagaaaatcATGCAGCTTCAGGCATAATCATTATTGTTTATTTAggtcctaattcagcaaagcactaaagcacatgtttaagtccaTCCTTATTTCGTCTACCACTTAAgcatgcttaaatactttgctgattCAGGGGCTTCTGTCATTCCTCCAAAGGTTTATTGTTTCCACTATAGTGAGGGAAACATGATCAGAAACGTTCCTTTACCACCCCTGGGAAAATGGTACAGCAAATGGTCCTTCTGATACAGCCATCTGAGTGCAcaatcatcttcttcttcttcttcttcatatggctgatgtaaatgtggagcaacaactataattttacatttagatGGTTAAGCCAGATAATTGCGTCTGGAGTAGTAGAGTGTATTGTTGTAATGCCTCCTTTGTATTTGTGAATCGGGCACTGAGTTGGAAATGGTCTGTTCTGGGTGACCCCAGTTGCACACTGAAGAGAGTCTTTAATTTGCCATTTGTGTATCTGCACCTGCCACAGTTTGGGCAGATAGTTTAGTGTTGTCCATGAGCTTCGTGTGGGTGCACAATGAGAATGGAGCAGAGAAACACTCTCTGTGCAGTTGCTAACACTGCCTTCCTCCCTCCACTGCACTACCCTGCACTGGCATTGGAGCAGCCATAGTTATGCCCTATGTATATCTCACTAACTCTTTTCTTGCTCATGTTGGCCAAGCTGACTATACAGCCCACTGTTTGGATATTTCAGAGACCAGGCAAAATGGATTTTCTACATGTGTTTCAACTatttaggtgggttttttttatttattattaattattatttattattagcagAGTTTGACCACATTTGTACCAAGGGAagcatttttgaatgaaaaaaatttGGTCTGACTGTTTGGGGCTGCTTACGAGATCATACCAACACTGTCTGAAATATGGGCAGATGAaatccaggagagagagagagagagagaaaccggTGAAAGGAAATACCTTAAACTGTCAAGATATCTTAACAAAAATCTGCCCCCTTGATCACCTTCAGTGAAACTGGCACCAAACAGAACAAGGAACTGAACGTAAGAATTAGGAGAAGTAGGGGTTAGGGAGTAAGAGAGACTCCTAGTAGTTATTCTACTCCATGAAAGGGACTGGAGGATTAAATTAGTTGCTGATGAAGTACCCTGCAGGTCTCAGAGATATGTGACTGAGTACTTAGAATACAGTGAATGCCCTCACCTACAGCTATTAGTACTTAGAGTCAATTGCAAGAATTATTGTTATATTGGTGCTTAAATGTTCTAGCATTAGTTTTGCTAATCTTTGTAAGATGCCTAGCTACGATTATATAATGTGCAATGTAATCTAGGTCCAGGAGAAGATATTATTTCCAGGCTAAAGCTGAATTTAGAttcttaagtcacttaggtgcttttgaaaatattgcccCTAAATTAATGAggattagatgcttttgaaaatgtctccTTTGTATTAAGAGGGTGGAAGGAGAACAGAATTGTTACCCTGTGCTCAGACGATTAGTCTGATTTTGAGTATGGAATCTGAAGGAGAAGGAACAGGCACACAATAGTTACACTCTGACATGAGAGAAGTACTCTGTGTGAAAAACAATTGGTGCCTGTGTAAACCATTGCCAAAATACTTATTACAAAAACGTTCTGACCCTGACTAGTTATTTTACGTGTTCCCATGAAAGTGATAGTTAAGTAACAATTTTTAAGGgtaatttctttttattattatttatttgtattcttgtagcacctaaaggccccaaATGAGGCTGGGGACTAATTATGCTAGGTAATGTCTAAATAATGAGGAAGAGTCTATGCCTCAAAGTGCTTACAGCCTAAATAGGCAAAGCaatgggaggggaagcagaggtaCAATGgtttgaagtgacttgcccaaggtcacatagcaggccAGAAGCGGAACTGGGAACATAACCCAGGTCTCCCAGACTCCTAATTCAGTGTCCGCTCCATGAGGCAAATTCTGCCTTTCACCAAGTTTATAGACTATGTCTTTACTATACATGCATTTAGCTGGAGATGAGGTGGTCTTAAATTATGGAACTCATATACTAATTATACTAATACATAAAAATACCCAGCCAAAGCCCAAATACTTCATTTGCCAGGGGAACAACTCATTTTGGCAAAATTCCCCAATTCCCACAATATTTTTATCCCACCAAAGCTTTTAGAAAATACTTATCACTATGGTGTCTAAACACTGCTTAAATAGCTGCAGAAGTAGCAATTTTGAAGATGAGTCCATAAGACAAGAAGCACTGGAAATTCAGAAGCTTTGGGGGAATTTGTCTGAGGTGGATTTCATTCAAGATGACATCAACCACCAGTTCAATAATGGTTTCAGCAATCATAAACATGATCTACCAATGATGCTCAGAATATGAAATACACAAACATTTCCAGAAGAGATAGTATGTTCAAGGGATAGTCAAAATATTATATAGCAAAACATCTAAATGGAAATGTCCCAAACATTATTCACCTACAGACACCATGAATATGTAACCAGCTCCCTTATTTCAATTCAATGACTTAATTTCAGATAGCAGATTTGTTTAAATTGAGCCAATCCATGATTTTAGCAATTTCGGCTATAAATCACAGGGCATGATCATTTGTCTGATGATGATTCAGAGCATTTCCTCCAAGTTAACATTAACCCTCTTCCATGgattcatcctcctcctcttttcttaTACTTTTTGGTTAGACAGAAAGCTGAAGTCTTCCTAGCTTTACTGTGGTACAACAGGGTGATGCAAATATTTAACCCTCTCTAAGTGCCAACGGGTACATCCCACTCAGAGGCACACATGTTATATATCTTATGGTCCTCATATTCCATTCAAAAGAATGGTTCCTAACAAATTCTACTTGGATTTCAAATGTGCCGTACGAACAGCACCCAATGAGTTAATTTTCTAATGTGTATGAGAATACCAGTGAACAACAAAAATCTAAGACAGGCCTGCGCACCACACTCATTACTATTTTAGTGTATTATGTGTATTACCACAGTTCCTAGCAACTCTAGGTCATGGGCCAGGGTCCCATTGCACTAGGCATGGTACAAACAGAACAagcaggcagtggtctcagcacaccaaaaGCCTAACTGTTGTCAGGGAGGAGATGACTGCAAAGCCCTGTCCAAGCCTGAAACCCATATCTTGAGCTCccgggagcaggggtgggcatcTCCCTGTGTCCAGCAACTGGTTAGAGCTACAGCCTACAGTGTTACTGCATTAGAAAGGGCTTGGGGAAACCCCTCATTACAGGAGGGGCAACATCCCCCCAAGCAGACCCTCACATATACCAATCTAGGCTTTCCTAAGTCCCCCACTTCTCTGTACATGGCATCTCCAGGTTGAAACCCAACATTCCCCCCACTGAAAATATAATGGTTATATTGAACGGGATAAATTCTGGTCTGCTATGCCAATGGGCATTCTGCATTGTGGCCAATAGAATTATTACAGATTTGCAATAGcgaagctgagagcagaatttgtccctaccCAGCAAATTTCTATTCTACGTAGttgcactgaactcagtgggggcTATGCTTAGGAATAAGCATACGCAGAGGAGCCAGGATTTTCAGAGTCTAGCCTTTTATCACTGTCTGAACTGAAGCTACATTACAGTGTAAGCAGATTTGCCAACAGCTTTTCCCAGATTTTCCATGGTTGCAAGTCATCCCCATAGTGCCCCCTCCCCATGAATGGATCCCTCCCTGGGATCCCAGCTAGGTAGCACAGTGCTCTGGAAAGACTATTAAAAACTATAACGTGCTCTGCGATCGATTGATGAAAAGGTGACATATTAGGTATTATTATAAAAGCAACATAGCCTCTTTTATCACAAACGGGTGAAAATTTACATATGCAGATCTAATGGGAACTATCTAGCCCCTGAACTGGGAGTTAATTCAGTACTCTTACATTGCCTTTAAATATATTATTCTGCagtctgaggggaaaaaacagacagCCATCAGTACAGCATGACAAGCCATTAGAAATGCTAAAAACAGGATGTAATTTTTTACTTGCTCTGTTATTCATTTCAGCTCTTGGTACTTATGTGCCCACCTACAAGTAATGACCAATTCTGCTATATTTCATGAAATCGTTTTCTTTTGTATAGGACAGGACAGGCATCTGAATGAAACCTGTCACTGAGGGACTGTATTATGCAGACTATTTCCATATCAAAAGCTTCTTTTCCTTGACCACTGTTTAATTCTACAGTGTAGTAGCAATAATAACTACTTACTGTGGCAGTTTTCCATGAATTTATAAGTATAAGTAGCTGACATGAAAATTGAACAGCATTAATCCTCTCTTATTCTACAATTGTAATTGTTGCAGGCAGGCAGTCTTTCCTTTTATTTCCAATATTTTAATATGTGCTATACTGTGTATAATGAAATATATGTGTGGAAGGCAACTTTCTTTAAGCTTTATTTATATTACTTTTAAATGTTTGATGGTGGAACAACAATTTACAATGTTGTAGCCTAAGAAAATGTAATCAGTTGTAAAATATGTTCCTAATTGAGTTCAGAGCACTCAGTGACTTTCAAGTTACTACACATCAAATTTCAGCCTCAGAAACATGCTGAAGATACTGTGCCTCCAGGATGAATGAGATAGATATAGCTATGTATGCTGCTTCTTGTTGGGACACTAATCTATATTTGGAAGATATTTTACTATTGGCAGATGCACTAAATCTCTTTTAAAGCTCCTGTTTATGGATGACTGCCAGTAAAATGGTTTTGTATgtgcattttttttgtttaaatcctaTTGATATACAATGAGGGATATGGACAtaaattggggggagggaaaatTTGCATACTGGCCTTGGcagatctcaaaaaagatctataaTTTATCAAGTTCTCATCTTTGATCTAAAGATGTCTTAAAGCCAGTAGGAGTTCACTTGACACTCGGTGAAAGAACAAGATTAAGAGCTTTGAGAATGGAGATTCTATTTCAATTGAAATATCAATTCATCTCAAAGCTTTTGGGACAAATACGCCCGGCAATACTTATGTCTATATCGAAAAGGCAAAGTCTACAGGGAGGCTGAAATTATACACCTGTTTAATGTTTGTGATTGTTTTTCCAATAACCTAAAATAAAACAGTTCCTACTCTGATATTTGTTGCTTGTTGCTAAATAAAGGAAATTAAACTTAGGTGCTGTTTTTCATTAGTGGCCTTATACATTTACCATAAGTGAACTTGGGGCAGTGCATAGTTGCACCATCCCAGGGGCAACAGCAGGAGGCATCTGACGATAGGTACAATGCCTCCTGGAACCTCACCATTGTGTAGACACATGGTGCTGCACTTCTTTAAGGGGTGCAGAATTCTCTCCCTTGCATAGCTAGCCAACTCCACTTTATGCAcccaagttttaaaatattgggctACATAATATTAATTCTGTccatttataaacaaaaaatagagtaTTACAGCACTGTATGGTAAACATGAAGAATACTGCTGATTGCAGTACAGTTAAAGCAGTGTTTTAGCTGTTACCATAGAATACTATAGGTTTCTTTTCGTAATAAAGGGGAAACTAGCTACTTTAATTCTACTCAACAGTAGACAACTGGAATGCTGATACATATGTCTCTGCTAGTATGGCTTTATCATGAAAAGGTGTTCAGATGTAAAGTGTGTAATAAAACTTTCAATTTAGAAGTGATACTTTCTTGCTTCAGTTGATTATTTTTGCTAAAtgtgaaaaatgaataaaattttGTAACAAAGGGATTTTTCATACATGCTAAATGGTGACTACCTAAGTAGGATGACTGCCAACTTAATAGGGAAATTAAGCCCATGACCTGATAGCCGTGTAAATTATTTGTGGTTCAGGGAAGCA
The nucleotide sequence above comes from Caretta caretta isolate rCarCar2 chromosome 1, rCarCar1.hap1, whole genome shotgun sequence. Encoded proteins:
- the LOC142070640 gene encoding uncharacterized protein LOC142070640, producing MQSSSAQVTMMESQNCKRAPAWTEREVRDLIAVWGEESVLSELRSSFRNAKTFLKISQGMKDRGHNRDPKQCRVKLKELRQAYQKTREANSRSGSEPQTCRFYDELHAILGGSATTTPAVLFDSFNGDGGNTEVGFGDEEDDDEEEVVDSSQQASGETGFPDSQELFLTLDLEPVPPEPTRGCLLDPAGGEGTSAACVSMITGSSPSQRLVKLRKKKKRTRNEMFSELMLSSHTDRAQTNAWRQIMSECRKAQNDREERWRAEESKWRAEERAEAQMWRQRDERRQDSMLRLLQDQTSMLQCMVELQQRQLEHRLPLQPLCNQPPSFPSSIVSTPRRPRTRIWCNRCITLVIKVIQLSLLI